From a region of the Zingiber officinale cultivar Zhangliang chromosome 10B, Zo_v1.1, whole genome shotgun sequence genome:
- the LOC122029196 gene encoding probable E3 ubiquitin-protein ligase RNF144A-A, whose protein sequence is MFFFLPFRIRPLFQCFSFKTKDKRRRNRHEDERVSTPQLDNYCSICIEDKYSFEKVMKDGCPHTELARSGSPGDDAARERSDLRRALLLPCFCAICMEEKYSFQCVALRGCDHAYCTACVSQYVAAKVAANEGAIGCPDPECEAGVVAPESCRFILPDKVFDRWCDRLCEEAIAGPARFYCPFDDCSALLIHEEAEVANLTAVANCLHCRRQLCARCKVPWHENYTCEDYRSLVVDENGRSLVNLAKDNKWQRCPNCGFFIQRSQGCAREHSATNVQVQWMKRPILAAIPSTLHPFAAATAVTSTSFHGVMVEQE, encoded by the exons ATGTTCTTCTTTTTGCCCTTCAGAATTCGTCCTCTCTTCCAGTGCTTCTCCTTCAAGACGAAGGACAAGCGCCGCCGCAACCGCCATGAAGACGAACGCGTTTCCACGCCTCAATTGGATAACTACTGCAGCATCTGCATCGAAGACAAGTACTCGTTCGAGAAAGTAATGAAGGACGGCTGCCCGCACACGGAGCTCGCCAGATCCGGGTCGCCAGGTGACGACGCGGCGAGGGAGCGTTCCGATCTCCGGCGGGCCCTTCTCTTGCCCTGCTTCTGCGCCATCTGTATGGAGGAGAAGTACTCGTTCCAGTGCGTGGCCCTCAGGGGCTGCGACCACGCGTACTGCACTGCCTGCGTGTCGCAGTACGTGGCGGCGAAGGTGGCGGCGAACGAGGGGGCGATCGGGTGCCCCGACCCCGAGTGCGAGGCAGGGGTCGTGGCGCCGGAGTCCTGCCGATTCATCCTCCCCGACAAGGTGTTCGACCGGTGGTGCGACCGGCTGTGCGAGGAGGCGATCGCCGGCCCGGCGAGATTCTACTGCCCCTTCGACGACTGCTCGGCCCTGCTGATCCACGAGGAGGCGGAGGTGGCAAATCTGACGGCGGTGGCCAACTGCCTGCATTGCCGGAGGCAGCTGTGCGCGAGGTGCAAGGTGCCGTGGCACGAGAACTACACGTGCGAGGACTACCGGAGTCTGGTGGTCGACGAGAACGGGCGGAGCCTGGTGAATCTGGCGAAGGACAACAAGTGGCAGAGGTGCCCCAACTGCGGCTTCTTCATCCAGAGGAGCCAAGGCT GTGCAAGAGAGCATTCTGCTACAAATGTGCAGGTCCAGTGGATGAAAAGACCCATTCTTGCAGCAA TTCCTTCAACTTTGCATCCTTTTGCTGCTGCTACTGCAGTTACTTCAACTAGCTTCCATGGG GTGATGGTGGAGCAAGAATAG